The following nucleotide sequence is from Chromobacterium rhizoryzae.
CCTATTCGCAACAGAACCGCCAGCCGGACGCCGACGAAGAACTGCCCCGGCCCAAGAGCTGGCTGGGCGTGCCCCTGTATTGCGGCACCGATCTTCTGGGCGTGCTGGCGGTGCAAAGCTATGAAGACGACGTGGTCTACAACTTCCGCGACCAAGAAGTGCTGGAGTTCGTCGCCAACCACATCGGCGCGGCGCTGACCCGGGTCAAGGCGCTGGAGAGCCTGCAAACCGCTTACGTGGAACTGGAGCAGCGGGTGCGCGAGCGTACCAGCGAGCTGGACGCGGTCAACGCCCAGCTGGAGTTCGACAGCCTGCACGATCCGCTGACCAAGCTGCCCAACCGCAGCTATTTTTCCAAGGCTTTGCGCCGGGCCTGGGAGGCGTACGCGAATGGCGGCGGCGAACGCTTCGCGGTGTTGTTCATCGATCTGGACCGCTTCAAGCTGGTCAACGACACCCTGGGCCATCTGGCCGGCGACCACCTCTTGTTCGAGGCCGGCGCGCGCATCCGCTCCTGCCTGCGTCATTACGATTTCCTGGCGCGGCTGGGCGGCGACGAATTCGCGGTGCTGATGTTCGGCATGGACGGCGGCGGCGACTGCGAGCGCATCGCCCAGCGCATCGTCAGCGAGTTCGAACGGCCGGTGATCCTGGCGGGGCGGGAGGTGTTCTCCACCGCCAGCGTCGGCGTGGTGCTGGCGGACCATGAGCATTACCACAAGGCCGACGATCTGCTGCGCGACGCCGACCACGCGATGTATTGCACCAAACAGCAAGGGCGGCAGGGCTATACCCTGTTCAACCACGAGTTGCGCATCAATCAGGCGGACCAGCTGGCGATGGAGAGCGAACTGCGGCGCGCGCTGGAGGAGGAGGGGCAGCTGCAGCCGTATTTCCAGCCCTTCATCGACGGCGACAGCGGCGAGCTGGTGGGCTTCGAGGCCTTGGCTCGCTGGCAGCACCCGCAGCGCGGCCTGATTTCGCCCGGCCTGTTTTTACCCATCGCCGAGGAAAGCGGGCTGATCACCCGGCTGGACCGCTATATGCTGAACGCGGCCTGCGCCCAATTGAGCGCGTGGCGCGTTCAGGGCCGGGTGGGGCCGGAGGTGGCCTTGCACATCAATCTGTCCTCGGCCCATTTCCACGATCCGGAACTGGCGGCCTGGATAGGAGAGCGCATCCGGCATTACCGGCTGCCGCCGGCGACGCTGCACCTGGAAATCACCGAGAGCGCGCTGATCGATCAGCCGGAAATCGCCGCCACCGTGATGCACGCGCTGCATGAACTGGGCGTGAGGCTGGCGCTGGACGACTTCGGCACCGGCTATTCGGCGCTGTCCTATCTGCACCGCTATCGTTTCGACGTGCTGAAGATAGACCAGTCCTTCGTCTTCGATCTTGACCGCACCCAGGAGTCGGCGGCCATTGTGCGCGCCATCCTGGCGCTGGCCAAGGCGCTGGATCTGGAGGTGGTGGCCGAAGGCGTGGAAACCGCCGCCCAGCTGGCCATGCTCAAAAAAATGGGCTGCGGCAAGCTGCAGGGTTTCTACTTCGCCGCCCCGGCGCCGGCGGAGGGCGTGGACTGGGAGCGGCTGGCCCGCTTCCGGCAGGAGTTCCAGAGTGAGCGCTAGCGGATGGCGGCGTTGGCCGCTGGCGTTCAACCGCTGGCGCTACAATCTGTACGCGCCGGTCTACGACCGGGTGGCGCAGGCCTTCGCCGCGCGCCGGCGCCGCTCCATCGCCCTGCTCAACCCGCAGCCGGAGGAGCGCATCCTGCTGGTGGCGGCCGGCACCGGCCTGGATCTGGATTTCATGGTGCGTTGCCGACATGTGGCCGCCATCGACATCTCGGACGGCATGCTGGAGCGGCTGAGCGCCCACGCCGCGGCGCTGGGCATGGCGGTGGACGCCAGGGTGATGGACGCGCAGGCGCTGGATTTTCCCGACGCCAGCTTCGACGCGGTGGTCTTGCATCTGGCGCTGGCGGTGGTGCCGGACCCGCAAGCCTGCATCCGCGAAGTGGAGCGCGTGCTCAAGCCCGGCGGCCGGGCGGCTGTGTTCGACAAATTCCTGCCCGACGGCCGGCGGCCGTCCTTATTGCGCAGCGCCGGCAATCTGCTGTCGCGGGCGATCGCCACCGATATCAACCGCCGGCTGGAAGATATCCTGGCGGCTTGTCGTTTGAGCAAGGTTCATGACGAAGATGCCGGACTAGGTGGTTTCTTTCGCATCGCGATCTTGCGAAAATGAAGGTTTCACCCCATCTGGTCGTCCATGAGTCTGTTTGTTGAAACGCTGGGCCAAGGCCCGGACGTGGTCCTGTTGCACGGCTGGGGCCTGCATGGCGGCGTGTTCAGCCGCGTGGCGGCGCGCTTGGCCGCCAGTCATTGCGTGCATCTGGTCGACCTTCCCGGTCACGGCGCTTCCGCCCCGTTGGCCTCCTTCGACGCCGACGCGGTGGCCGATCTGCTGGACCAGGCCTTTCCATTGCCGCTGCAATTGGTGGGCTGGTCGCTGGGCGGTTTGATCGCCCAGCACTGGGCCGCTCGCCATCCGGACAAGATCAAGAGCCTGGCCTTGGTGGCGACCAGCCCGCGCTTCGTGCGCGACGACAGCTGGCCGCACGCGCAGGAGCGCAAGTCCATCGAAGCGGTGGCCGCCAGCCTGGACGGCGCCTTCGAGCAGACGCTGGAGCGTTTTCTCGCCTTGCAGATGATGGGCGCGCCGTCGGCGCGCGACACCCTGAAGGCCTTGCGCGCGGACTTGTTCGCCCACGGCAGGCCGCAAGGCCTGTTGCCGGCGCTGGAGCTGCTGCTGACGGCGGACGCGCGCGCGCTGGCCGGACGCATTCAATGCCCGGCGGGCCTGTTCTACGGCGCTCGCGACGCCATCACCCCGATAGGCGCCGGCCGTTGGCTGGCCGACGCGCTGGGCGACGCCCGGCTTTATGAATTTCCGCAAGCGTCGCACGCGCCGTTTCTGTCGCACGAAGCCGAATTCGTCGCCGCGCTTGCCCAGCATTTGGAAGCCCATGCATGACTGAAGCGTTTTACACCGACAAGGCGCGAGTGCGCGCCTCGTTCGAAAAGGCCGCCGCCAGTTACGACTCCGCCGCGGTCTTGCAGCGCGAAGTCTCCGACCGGATGTCCGAGCGGCTGGACTACATCAAGTTTCAGCCGCAAGTGGTGCTGGACGCCGGCGCCGGCACCGGCTACGGCTCGGCCCAGCTGCGCGCCCGCTACCCGGACGCGCGCGTGGTGGAGCTGGATCTGGCGCAGGCGATGCTGCAAGCCTCGCGCGCCAAGCAGCAAAGCGGCGACGGCCTGTTGAAGAAACTGTTCCGCCCCAGCCTGCCGTGGCAGGTGGTGGCCGACGTCGAGCGCCTGCCGCTGGCCGACGCCAGCGTGGACATGATCTGGTCCAGCCTCACCATCCAGTGGGTCAATGTGCCGGACAGCGTGTTCGCCGAATTCCGCCGCGTGTTGAAGCCCGAAGGCATGCTGATGTTTTCCACCCTGGGCCCCGACACCTTGCATGAGCTGCGCGGCGCTTTCGCCGGCGTGGACCGCGCCACCCACGTCAACCAGTTCATCGACATGCATGATCTGGGCGACGCGCTGATGCGGGCCGGTTTCGCCGAGCCGGTGATGGACATGGAAAAAATCGTGCTGACCTACGGCCGCGCCCGCGAGGTGATGGCGGACCTGAAGGCCATAGGCGCGCACAACGCCACCAGCGGCCGCGGCCGCGGCCTGATGGGCAAGCACGCCTGGCAGCGGGTGGAGGCGGCCTACGAGAGCCTGCGCCGCGACGGCAAGCTGCCGGCCACCTACGAGGTAGTGTACGGTCACGCCTGGAAGGGCGGCGACAAGAAGCTGGCCAAATTCAGCGAGGACGGCCGCCAAGTGATCGAGTTCGTCAAGAAGCGGCCGGACTAAGGCGATGCCGACCATCCGCCTGGCCGCGCCCAAGGATGCCGGCTGCCTGGCCGCCTTGTCGATTCAAGTGTGGCTGAGCACCTACGTCACCGACGGCGTCCGCCGGGACATGGCCGACTATGTGCTGAGCGAATTCACGCCGGCCAATTTCGAGGCGCTGATCGCCAGCCCCTCGCATCATCTGCTGGCGATGGAGCAAGACGGCTTTCTGCTCGGCTACGCGCTGATGAAGCTGGACAGCCCCTGCCAAGGCTGCGACTTCCCCACCGTGGAAGTGTGCAGGATCTACCTGGTGGAAAGCCGCACCGGGGAGGGCCTGGGCCGGCGTTTGCTGGAAGCGGCGCGGCAATGGGCGCTCGCCCTTCCCGAACCCGCGCGTTTGTGGCTGACGGTGTGGCACCGCAACGAGCGCGCGATCGCCTTCTACCGCCGGCTGGGCATGACCGTCCACGGCGAATGCCATTTCGAATTGGAGGGCGCGCGGCATCTGAATTACGTGATGCTGGACTGCGCGCCCGTTGGGGCGGTTCCAACCACCGCCGATGCCTGAAAGCCCGATGAAATCATGATGAGCAAACACACTCTCCGCCCCTGGCTGTTGGCGGGCATGGCCGCACTGTTGTCGGCTTGTTCCACCTTGTCCTCCCCTCCCGCGGCGCAGCCACCGAAGCCGGCGCTTAAGCCCAAGATCGGCTTGGCGCTGGGCGGCGGCGCGGCCAAGGGCTTTGCCCACGTCGGCGTGATCAAGGTGCTGGAAGCCGCCGGCCTCACGCCCGATCTGGTGACCGGCACCAGCGCCGGCAGCGTGGTCGGCAGTCTGTACGCCTCCGGCCTCAGCGGCATGCAGCTGCAAAGCCGGGCGATTCAACTGGACGAATCCAATCTGACCGATTGGACCTTGTCGAGCAAGGGCGTGATCAAGGGCGAGAAGCTGCAGAACTGGATCAACGCTCAGGTGGCCAACAAGACCATGGAGCAATTGCCGCGCCCGTTCGGCGCGGTGGCCACCGAACTGGACAGCGGCCGCAAGGTGGTGTTCCGCCTGGGCAACACCGGCCAGGCCGTGCGCGCCTCGGCCAGCATTCCCAACGTCTTCCTGCCGGTGAAGATAGGAAACAAGAGCTATGTGGACGGCGGCCTGGTCAGCCCGGTGCCGGTCAGCGCCGCGCGCGAGATGGGCGCGGACTTCGTCATCGCCGTCGATATCTCGGCGCGGCCGCGCAAGGGCGCCGCCACCGGCTTTTTGTCCATGCTGGATCAGAGCCTGAACATCATGAACGGGCCGGCGCTGGCGCAAGAGCTGAAGCAGGCCGACGTGGTGATCCGCCCGCAAGTGCAGAATATCGGATCCGCTCAATTCGACGCGCGCCATCAGGCTATTCTGGAAGGAGAGCGCGCCGCGCAGGCGGCGCTGCCGCAGATCAGGCAATTGCTGCAGCAAAAAGCCGTTGCCATGAATAAGTAATGGCATAATGCTGCCGGGCTGGCCCTGCATTGCAGCATGGCCGGCCGCCTTCCATCAGCAACCGCAGGCCCGGCCTGCCTGGAGACCTGAATGATCAAGCTTTACGGCGCTGCGCTGTCCCCTTATTACAACAAGGTCAAAATCGCCTTGCTGGAAAAGGGCGTCAACTTCCAAGAAATCCTCACCGCCCCTTCGCAGCAGGAAGAACTGCTGGCGAAGAGCCCGATGGGCAAGATTCCTTTTGTCGAAGTGGGCGGCCACGCCATGGCGGAGTCATCGGTGATCCTGGAATGGCTGGAGGACGCCTATCCCACCGCCTCCTTGCTGCCGCCGACGCCGAACGGCCGCGCCCACGCGCGCCAGCTGAGCGCGATGCTGGATTTGTACGTGCTGATGCCGGCGCTGCCTTTATACCGCCATTGGCTGTTCGGCAGCCCGCTGGAAGCGGGCGCGATCGACGCCGCGCGTCAGCAGATCGCCCGTGGCGTGGCCGCCTGCGCCCAGTTGCTGGATTACGGCCCTTGGGCCTGTGGCGAGGATTTCAGCAGCGCCGACATCGGCGCCGCCTGCGTCCTGCCGGCGCTGGAGCAGATGAGCAAGGCCTTGCTGGGCGAAGACCTGACCGCCGGCTTCCCCGATCGCGACGCCTATCTGCAGCGCCTGTCCGCCCGCAAGAGCGTGAGCCGGACCTGGAGCGAGTGTGAGGCGTCCTTGACCGCGTTCCGCGCGCGTCAGCAGCAATAGGGTAAACCGCAGGACAGGACCGACCCGCTTGCCGGCATTCGGCGTTTGAGTAATTATAGAGCTCAAACTCCAATCAAGTGTTTGCCCCTGACGCAAACGCCTTGCCCAAGCGGGAGGCCGTGATGAAGTTCGATATTCAGCTGCTGTTGTTGGTGATGGCGCCGGTGTTTCTGGCCTTCGTCGCCGGCGAGTTGTGGCATTTGCGCCGGCAGGGCCGGCTCAGTCTGTACGATTGGCGCGATTCAGTGTGCAGCGCCTGTCTGGGCTTGCTGCACCAGGGGGCGGACAAGCTGGCCTGGGTGCTAGTGCTGCCCTTGTACGCGTGGATTTTCCAAGAACACCGGCTGTTTCAATTTTACGACTCCTGGCTCAGCTTCTTGCTGTTGTTCATCGGCCAGGATTTCCTCTATTACTGGTTCCATCGCGTCAGCCACCGCGTGCGTTGGCTGTGGGCCGCCCACAGCGTGCACCACAGCTCCACCCGGATGAATTTCACCACCGCCTTCCGCCAGAGCCTGATGTATCCGCTGGCCGGCATGTGGGCGTTCTGGCTGCCGCTGGCCTGGCTGGGCTTTCCGCCGGAGCAGGTGGTCGGCGTGGTGTTGCTGAACCTGGCCTTCCAGTTCTTCGTGCATACCCAGGCCTGCCCCAAGCTGGGTTGGCTGGAATACGTTCTCAACACCCCGTCCATCCATCGCGGCCACCATGCCAAGAATCCGCGCTACATCGATCACAACTACGCCGGCGTGCTGGTGGTCTGGGACCGCCTGTTCGGCACCTATGTGGAGGAAAGCGCCGACGATCCCTGCGACTACGGCACGGTCAAGCCGGTGAACAGCTTCAATCCGCTATGGGTCAGCGTGGTGGAATGGCGCGATATGTTGCGGGAAGCCTGGCGCGCGCCCAACTGGAAGGACCGCTGGACGGTCTTGTTCGGCCCGCCGGAAGAGGCTGAGGCGGTCGCGGCGCGCTGGCGCTGAGGGCATGAAAAAAGCGGACCGGGAGGTCCGCTTTTGCATAGCATGGTCTTGCCAGCCTGCGTGGCTAGCAAGCATCAGCGTCAGCGCTGAGCCAGTCGGCGCAACGCTACAGCAGGATGCTAAACCAGCACCTTGCCGTTCTTGGCCGGCAAGGTCTTGCCCTTGGGCTTGCGGTCCATGCGCACGGTGCCGGTCTTGCCGTCCAGCGAGTACTTGACGTCGTAGCCGACCACCTTCTCGCTGCTTTCGTTCACTTCATTGCAAATGGTCTGGGTGCTGTTGACCTGATCGCGCTGTTGCATGCCTTCCTGCACCTTGTTGCCGGCCAGGCCTCCCGCCAGGGCGCCGATCACGGTGGCGGCCTTCTTGCCGTTGCCGCCGCCCACCTGATTGCCCAGCACGCCGCCGATCACGCCGCCTATCACTGAGCCGGCGATGCGGTTTTGATCCTGGACCGGCGCCTGATGGGTGACCTGCTCCTGATGGCAGACCTGCTTGGGCGCGTTGACGGTTTCCTTGATCGGCGTCACCGCCAGGATGCGGGCATGGGTGGCGTGGACCGGAGCGGCCGGCTTGGCCGGCGCGCTGGGTTCGGCGGTTTTCTCCGCCGGCTTGGCCGCTTGGGCGGCTGCGACGGGCGCGGCCGCGGCGACGACCGCCGGGGCGGAGGCCACGGCGGGCGGCAGCACCGCCACTGGGGCGGATGCGGCTGCCGGCGCGCTGGCGGTTTGCTGCGGCGCGGCCGCGGTCTGAGGATTGGATTTCACGGCTTGATAGCCGGCCACGCCCAGGCCGCCGAGCGCGATGCCGCCGCCCAGCACGCTGGCGATCAACAAGGATTGTTTCATGGTTCGTCTCCAAAAGCGGGCCGTCTATGCGGCCGTAATCATGATGAGTGAGATGAAATTCAGACACTTCATGGTGGCAGACAGTTGCAAATCAAATGTTTTCCATTTGTTACTAAAAGTGGCGAATCGTTAGCGTTTGCGGCGGCGGCTCCGGTGTTGCAGCGGCGCTAGCAATTTGATTTAAATCAATATATCAGCGAGTGAACGCTTGCTTATATGCAAATTGGCATGCTGGGCCCCGCGATGGGGAGTGGGGCAGAAATTTGCAGTAGTCTGCAGGTAATTGAGCAATTAGAGCAAAGTTTTTGTTTAAATAATCGAATTTAATTTCATTGTATCCAATATATGACGCTATTAAGGCATAAAAATCCAATGTCTTCATTTGACGCGAGGCGAGCATGAGTGCTTAATGTCCAGCTTGTTGATGTTTGCAACAGAAACGAAGCGGCTTGCCTGAATTGTCATGCTGTTGGTATTAATGTTGCTGGAAAATGATGATTTTAGGGGGCAGCCTTGACTGATATCTCCACCGAAGCCGGTTTGAAGCGCGGTTTGAAAAACCGCCACATCCAATTGATCGCCTTGGGCGGCGCGGTCGGCACCGGCCTGTTCTTGGGCTCGGCCAGCGTGCTGAAGGCCGCCGGTCCGTCCATGATTCTGGGTTATGCCGTCGCCGGCCTGATCGCCTTCATGATCATGCGCCAGTTGGGCGAAATGGTGGCCCAGGAGCCGGTGGCCGGCTCGTTCAGCCACTTCGCCTACCGTTACTGGGGCGATTTCGCCGGCTTCCTGTCCGGCTGGAACTACTGGGTGCTGTACATCCTGGTCAGCATGGCGGAACTCACCGCCGTCGGCGCCTATGTCCAGTACTGGTGGCCGCATGTCCCCGCCTGGGTGTCGGCGCTGGTGTTCTTCGTCTGTATCAACGGCATCAATCTGGCCAACGTCAAGGTTTACGGCGAGGCGGAGTTCTGGTTCGCGCTGATCAAGGTGGTGGCGGTGATTGCCATGATTCTGTTCGGCGGCTACCTGCTGCTGACCGGCACCGGCGGTCCGCAAGCCTCGTTCAGCAATCTGTGGAGCGATGGCGGCTTCTTCCCGCATGGTTTCAGCGGCCTGTTCATGATGATGGCGGTGATCATGTTCTCCTTCGGCGGCCTGGAACTGATTGGCCTGACCGCGGCCGAGGCGGATAACCCGCGCACCACCATTCCCAAGGCTGTGAACCAGGTGATCTACCGCATCCTGATCTTCTACATCGGTTCGCTGGTGGTGCTGCTGTCGCTGTACCCGTGGAGCAAGGTGGCGTCCGGCGGCAGCCCCTTCGTGATGATCTTCCAGCAAATCGGCTCCGGGCTGACCGCCAATCTGCTCAACTTCGTGGTGCTGACCGCGGCGCTGTCGGTGTACAACAGCAGCGTTTACGCCAATAGCCGCATGCTGTATGGCCTGGCCAGACAGGGCAACGCGCCCAAGGCCTTGATGCAGGTGGACCTGCGCGGCGTGCCGGTGCCGGCGATCCTGGTGTCGGCGTTGGCCACTTTCGCCTGCGTGATCCTCAACTATGTGCTGCCGGGCGAGGCCTTGGGCATTTTGATGTCGCTGGTGGTGGCCGCGCTGGTGACCAACTGGGCGATGATCAGCCTGACGCATTTGAAGTTCCGCCGCGCCAAGGTCGAAGCCGGCGAGCAACTGGTGTTCAAGTCCTTCTGGTTCCCGCTGACCAATTGGATCTGCCTGGCTTTCATGGCGATGATTCTGTTGATCCTGCTGCTGACCCCGGGCGCCGCGGTATCGGTCTATGTGTTGCCGATATGGCTGGGGCTGTTGTGGGTGGGCTATCGCGCCAAAGCCAAGGGCGCGCCGGCGGCGGAGCCCGTGCGCCAGACCTCCTGAGTGTTTTCACGACGCTCGCGCAGCGAGCGTATCGGCAGGGCCGCCTTATCCGGGCGGCCCTGCTTTTTGCCCCGTGCGGTCCGTCTCCTCGACTTGCATTTTATTGGACTTATTGTCTAATTTGCTTGGTGCTGATGATGGTCTTATGGATCATCACCAGATGGTTTGAAAAAGATTTTTGACCTTTTGTCGTATTTTGTTTAGTCTGAATGTGGTTTGTTTGAGGTTGATGTATGTAATAAGGATGTCTTGCTTGCTTTTTGGACTTTTTGTCTGATTGACGGGTGGTGAGGGCCTTGCTGCATTGATGAAGCAATACCGTCCCATTCACAAGAGAGCCTGCTTACGATGGCGCGAGCTGGGGCGAGACAAGGTTTTGCGGCTGAGAAAGCGGAATGCGCGCATGGCGCACGAGCAATGCCAAGCCGGATTCAAAGCCGTATCGCCGCGCGCCGCTGATCGTAAACAGCTTCCCATCAGCAGGAGGCGCCAAGGTGAGCGTTACCCCCACTTCCACCGGTTTGAAGCGCGAGCTGAAAAACCGCCATATCCAATTGATCGCGCTGGGCGGCGCGATCGGCACCGGTCTGTTCCTGGGTTCGGCCAGCGTGTTGAAAGCGGCCGGACCGGCGATGATTCTCGGCTACGCCGTCGCCGGCTTCATCATTTTCCTGATCATGCGCCAATTGGGCGAGATGCTGGCCGAAGAGCCGGTGGCCGGCTCGCTCAGCCATTTCGCCGGCCGTTACTGGGGCAAGTTTCCCGCCTTCCTGTCCGGTTGGAATTACTGGGCGCTGTATGTGCTGGCCGGCATGGCCGAACTGACGGCCGCAGGCGAGTACGTGCGCTATTGGTGGCCGGATGTGCCCACCTGGGTCACCGCGCTGGTCTTCTTCACGGCGATCACCGGCGTCAATCTGAGCAGCGTCAAATACTATGGCGAGACGGAGTTCTGGTTCGCGCTGATCAAGGTGGGCGCGGTGATCGCGATGATCGTGTTCGGCGGCTATCTGCTCTTGTCCGGCAAGGGCGGCCCGCAGGCTTCGGTGAGCAATCTGTGGAGCGACGGCGGCTTCTTTCCGCACGGCGTAGGCGGCCTGTTCATGACGATGGCGGTGATCATGTTCTCCTTCGGCGGCTTGGAGCTGATCGGCATGGCGGCGGCGGAGACCCAGGACCCGCAGAAAACCATTCCCAGAGCGGTGAATCAGGTGATCTACCGCGTGCTGATTTTCTACATCGGCTCGCTGCTGGTGCTGCTGTCCCTGTATCCGTGGAGCAAGGTGGCCGCCGGCGGCAGCCCCTTCGTGATGATTTTCGAGCAGATCGGCGCCGGCTTCGCCGCTCACGGGCTTAATTTCGTGGTGTTGACCGCGGCCTTGTCGGTGTACAACGGCGGCGTCTACGCCACCAGCCGCATGCTGTTCAGCCTGGCTCAGCAGGGCAATGCGCCCAAGAGCATGGCCAGGCTGGACAAGCGCGGGGTGCCGGTCAACGCCACCTTGCTGTCGGCGTTGGCGACCTTCGCCGGCGTGGTGCTCAATTACCTGCTGCCCAGCGGCGCGCTGGCCTTGTTGATGTCGCTGGTGGTCACCGCCCTGGTGATCAACTGGGCGCTGATCAGCCTGACTCACCTGAAGTTCCGCCGCGCCCAGGGCGGCCGCAAGCTGGTGTTCGCCTCGCTGTGGCATCCGTTCTCCAATTGGCTGTGCCTGGCCTTCATGTTGATGATCCTGGGAGTGATGCTGTTCACGCCGGGGGTGGCGGTGTCGGTGTACGTTTTGCCGGCCTGGCTGCTGGTCCTGTGGCTGGGTTTCCGGCTGAAGCGGCCGGGGGCGGACGCGGCCGGTCTGGCCGTCGACAAGGCGTGAATCCGCATGCCGGGCTTGACGTACTGGGGCGTAAACCGGCATGCTTCCACGCTTATGAAGCAAACGATCCCATTCCAGACCAAAACGTGGTGGTGGCGCAGCTAATCGGCGCGCCAGGGATGTTCGCATCTATTTTCCGGGCCGCCGTCATGGGCGGCCTTGTTGTATCCAGCGTTACCCCGTGCGGCGGCAAATTGTTCTGACTCAGGAGTTGTCATGTCTCGCACACAATGGGGTTCCCGCCTCGGTTTCATTCTGGCTTCGGCCGGCGCCACGGTCGGCCTGGGCTCCATCTGGAAGTTTCCCTACGTCACCGCGATGAACGGCGGCGGGGCGTTTCTGCTGATCTATCTATTGCTGACCTTCACGCTGGGCATCGCCTTGCTGCTGGCCGAGATCGCCATCGGCCGCGCGGCGGCCTGCGGCGCGGTGAGCGCCTTCGCGCGGTTGGGTTCGCGCCGCTGGAAGCTGGTGGGCTACGCCGGCGTGCTGTGCGGTTTCCTGGTGTTTTCCTTCTACAGCGTGGTGGGCGGCTGGACGCTGGGCTATCTGCTGCGCGCGGTGGACGGCCGGGTGATGAGCAACGACCCGGCGGCGCTGGCGCGCTTGTTCGGCGATTACGTGTCCGATCCCTTCGAATCCCTGCTGACTCACGCCCTGTTCACCGGCCTGACGCTGCTGGTGGTGATGTGCGGGGTGCAAAAGGGGATTGAGCGCGCCGGCAAGGTGTTGATGCCGCTGCTGTTCCTGCTGATGCTGGGCCTGATCGCCCGCTCGCTGACCTTGCCGGGCGCAGGGGCCGGCGTGGCGGCCTTGCTGACGCCGGATTTCTCCAAGGTGACGCCGGGCATGCTGGTGGAAGCGCTGGGCCTGGCCTTCTTTTCCTTGTCGGTGGG
It contains:
- a CDS encoding bifunctional diguanylate cyclase/phosphodiesterase, whose translation is MKSMAEYLATPEQAAAMALSLLQEQGGVRVAAVWRQLGAAWQLLAALGDADALPGAEALASGDRLDAGCEAMPLRAGEQVLGWLVWRGDAGPALNPSAALLCAHLLCARLGAEQVASREANEALFDISQLAEECGTIDQVLPGLHRQMMRLMDASNFYIALYDDEAQVIHFPFYIDQRDPAPPASDAIFPLSGHAQSLTAWLIRGGKPVVLSRERLLEVCQQEGLSRQGLLPASWMGAPLANAGGHVIGAVVLQLYEDQTPLTSAEQQLFLFAARHVGFVLERVLHRSQLERQVWLRTSELEGANARLRAEVAERKRAERFQGALFRIAELSNTSLSLEAFLGGLHRLLAEMVPARNCLVALYDQTEDCISFPYCADEYAPPLKPHRPGKGFVEQVLHSGRPLLIDPYSQQNRQPDADEELPRPKSWLGVPLYCGTDLLGVLAVQSYEDDVVYNFRDQEVLEFVANHIGAALTRVKALESLQTAYVELEQRVRERTSELDAVNAQLEFDSLHDPLTKLPNRSYFSKALRRAWEAYANGGGERFAVLFIDLDRFKLVNDTLGHLAGDHLLFEAGARIRSCLRHYDFLARLGGDEFAVLMFGMDGGGDCERIAQRIVSEFERPVILAGREVFSTASVGVVLADHEHYHKADDLLRDADHAMYCTKQQGRQGYTLFNHELRINQADQLAMESELRRALEEEGQLQPYFQPFIDGDSGELVGFEALARWQHPQRGLISPGLFLPIAEESGLITRLDRYMLNAACAQLSAWRVQGRVGPEVALHINLSSAHFHDPELAAWIGERIRHYRLPPATLHLEITESALIDQPEIAATVMHALHELGVRLALDDFGTGYSALSYLHRYRFDVLKIDQSFVFDLDRTQESAAIVRAILALAKALDLEVVAEGVETAAQLAMLKKMGCGKLQGFYFAAPAPAEGVDWERLARFRQEFQSER
- a CDS encoding class I SAM-dependent methyltransferase gives rise to the protein MSASGWRRWPLAFNRWRYNLYAPVYDRVAQAFAARRRRSIALLNPQPEERILLVAAGTGLDLDFMVRCRHVAAIDISDGMLERLSAHAAALGMAVDARVMDAQALDFPDASFDAVVLHLALAVVPDPQACIREVERVLKPGGRAAVFDKFLPDGRRPSLLRSAGNLLSRAIATDINRRLEDILAACRLSKVHDEDAGLGGFFRIAILRK
- a CDS encoding GNAT family N-acetyltransferase encodes the protein MPTIRLAAPKDAGCLAALSIQVWLSTYVTDGVRRDMADYVLSEFTPANFEALIASPSHHLLAMEQDGFLLGYALMKLDSPCQGCDFPTVEVCRIYLVESRTGEGLGRRLLEAARQWALALPEPARLWLTVWHRNERAIAFYRRLGMTVHGECHFELEGARHLNYVMLDCAPVGAVPTTADA
- a CDS encoding glutathione S-transferase family protein, giving the protein MIKLYGAALSPYYNKVKIALLEKGVNFQEILTAPSQQEELLAKSPMGKIPFVEVGGHAMAESSVILEWLEDAYPTASLLPPTPNGRAHARQLSAMLDLYVLMPALPLYRHWLFGSPLEAGAIDAARQQIARGVAACAQLLDYGPWACGEDFSSADIGAACVLPALEQMSKALLGEDLTAGFPDRDAYLQRLSARKSVSRTWSECEASLTAFRARQQQ
- a CDS encoding sterol desaturase family protein produces the protein MKFDIQLLLLVMAPVFLAFVAGELWHLRRQGRLSLYDWRDSVCSACLGLLHQGADKLAWVLVLPLYAWIFQEHRLFQFYDSWLSFLLLFIGQDFLYYWFHRVSHRVRWLWAAHSVHHSSTRMNFTTAFRQSLMYPLAGMWAFWLPLAWLGFPPEQVVGVVLLNLAFQFFVHTQACPKLGWLEYVLNTPSIHRGHHAKNPRYIDHNYAGVLVVWDRLFGTYVEESADDPCDYGTVKPVNSFNPLWVSVVEWRDMLREAWRAPNWKDRWTVLFGPPEEAEAVAARWR
- a CDS encoding patatin-like phospholipase family protein; this encodes MMSKHTLRPWLLAGMAALLSACSTLSSPPAAQPPKPALKPKIGLALGGGAAKGFAHVGVIKVLEAAGLTPDLVTGTSAGSVVGSLYASGLSGMQLQSRAIQLDESNLTDWTLSSKGVIKGEKLQNWINAQVANKTMEQLPRPFGAVATELDSGRKVVFRLGNTGQAVRASASIPNVFLPVKIGNKSYVDGGLVSPVPVSAAREMGADFVIAVDISARPRKGAATGFLSMLDQSLNIMNGPALAQELKQADVVIRPQVQNIGSAQFDARHQAILEGERAAQAALPQIRQLLQQKAVAMNK
- the bioH gene encoding pimeloyl-ACP methyl ester esterase BioH, which gives rise to MSLFVETLGQGPDVVLLHGWGLHGGVFSRVAARLAASHCVHLVDLPGHGASAPLASFDADAVADLLDQAFPLPLQLVGWSLGGLIAQHWAARHPDKIKSLALVATSPRFVRDDSWPHAQERKSIEAVAASLDGAFEQTLERFLALQMMGAPSARDTLKALRADLFAHGRPQGLLPALELLLTADARALAGRIQCPAGLFYGARDAITPIGAGRWLADALGDARLYEFPQASHAPFLSHEAEFVAALAQHLEAHA
- the bioC gene encoding malonyl-ACP O-methyltransferase BioC, which translates into the protein MTEAFYTDKARVRASFEKAAASYDSAAVLQREVSDRMSERLDYIKFQPQVVLDAGAGTGYGSAQLRARYPDARVVELDLAQAMLQASRAKQQSGDGLLKKLFRPSLPWQVVADVERLPLADASVDMIWSSLTIQWVNVPDSVFAEFRRVLKPEGMLMFSTLGPDTLHELRGAFAGVDRATHVNQFIDMHDLGDALMRAGFAEPVMDMEKIVLTYGRAREVMADLKAIGAHNATSGRGRGLMGKHAWQRVEAAYESLRRDGKLPATYEVVYGHAWKGGDKKLAKFSEDGRQVIEFVKKRPD